The following proteins come from a genomic window of Neofelis nebulosa isolate mNeoNeb1 chromosome 5, mNeoNeb1.pri, whole genome shotgun sequence:
- the LOC131511518 gene encoding zinc finger protein with KRAB and SCAN domains 7 isoform X4 has product MPNRLSHSANEARMECPDLPAKQEVSKGLGSSDGTSGGLCGVVSGEPEAGTACEGALEKLEGQPSDEEGSRLESDFFKLTHKDKGESTKDGCDEYKDPNLSCSATEHQRVLKGQKFYQCDECGKAFNRNSHFIGHQRIHTGEKPYECNECGKTFRQTSQLIVHLRTHTGEKPYECSECGKTYRHSSHLIQHQRLHNGEKPYKCNECAKAFTQSSQLIDHQRTHTGEKPYECNECGEAFIRSKSLVRHQVLHTGKKPYKCSECGKAFCSNRNLTDHQRIHTGEKPYECNECGKAFSRSKCLIRHQSLHTGEKPYKCSECGKAFNQNSQLVDHERIHTGEKPFECNECGKAFSLSKCLIRHQRLHTGEKPYKCNECGKSFNQNSHLIIHQRIHTGEKPYECNECGKVFSYSSSLMVHQRTHTGEKPYKCSDCGKAFSDSSQLIVHQRVHTGEKPYECIECGKAFSQRSTFNHHQRTHIGDKHSGLARSVS; this is encoded by the exons atgcctaatcgactgagccactcag CAAATGAGGCTAGGATGGAGTGTCCAGATTTGCCTGCAAAGCAGGAAGTTTCTAAAGGACTGGGGTCATCTGATGGGACATCAGGAGGCCTCTGTGGGGTGGTTTCTGGGGAACCAGAGGCAGGAACTGCCTGTGAAGGTGCTTTAGAGAAGCTGGAAGGGCAACCCTCAGATGAGGAAGGGAGCAGACTGGAAAGTGACTTCTTCAAACTAACACACAAGGATAAAGGTGAATCCACAAAAGATGGATGTGATGAATATAAGGATCCAAATCTGTCCTGTAGTGCTACAGAACATCAGAGAGTTCTCAAGGGACAGAAATTTTACCAGTGTGATGAATGTGGTAAAGCTTTCAATCGGAATTCGCACTTCATTGGGCACCAGagaatccatactggagagaaaccctatgagtgTAATGAGTGTGGGAAGACTTTCAGGCAGACCTCTCAGCTCATAGTTCATCTCAGAACCCATACAGGGGAAAAACCCTATGAGTGCAGTGAGTGTGGAAAGACTTACCGACACAGCTCCCATCTTATTCAACACCAGAGACTCCATAATGGCGAGAAACCATATAAATGCAATGAATGTGCTAAAGCCTTCACTCAGAGTTCCCAACTAATTGACCACCAGAGAAcccatactggagagaaaccttatgaatgcaATGAGTGTGGTGAGGCCTTTATTCGGAGTAAAAGTCTCGTTCGACATCAGGTACTTCATACTGGTAAGAAACCTTACAAGtgtagtgaatgtgggaaagctttctGTTCTAATAGAAATCTTACTGATCATCAGAGAATCCATACTGGCGAAAAGCCTTATGAGTGTAatgaatgtggcaaggccttcaGTCGGAGTAAATGTCTTATTCGACATCAGAGTCTCCACACTGGGGAAAAACCATACAAAtgtagtgaatgtgggaaagcctttaatCAGAACTCTCAACTTGTTGATCATGAGcgaattcatactggagaaaaaccttttgaatgtaatgaatgtggcaaGGCGTTCAGTCTCAGTAAATGTCTTATTCGACATCAGAGACTCCACACAGGTGAAAAGCCCTATAAATGCAACGAGTGTGGAAAATCCTTCAATCAGAACTCACACCTCATTATACACCAAAGAATTCACACTGGTGAGAAGCCTTATGAATGTAATGAGTGTGGGAAGGTCTTTAGTTATAGCTCCAGTCTCATGGTACATCAAAGAACCCATACTGGGgagaaaccctataaatgtaGTGattgtgggaaagccttcagtgaCAGCTCACAGCTCATTGTACAtcagagagttcacactggagagaagccctaCGAGTGTATTGAgtgtgggaaagctttcagtcaGCGTTCCACTTTCAATCACCACCAGCGAACTCACATCGGAGACAAACATTCAGGTCTGGCTCGCTCAGTTTCTTAA
- the LOC131511518 gene encoding zinc finger protein with KRAB and SCAN domains 7 isoform X2, with protein sequence MKVSTPAQEQEIHLEETTALGTSEEFLPTSPLSEGSAPGAHLEPPQDPGTYLLHSGHSGQCASQVPAVSQAGKSGDQAAATVLRMVRPQGSAAYEFLSVDYTERKWKGPALSQRAVYRSLMPENYRRVASLANEARMECPDLPAKQEVSKGLGSSDGTSGGLCGVVSGEPEAGTACEGALEKLEGQPSDEEGSRLESDFFKLTHKDKGESTKDGCDEYKDPNLSCSATEHQRVLKGQKFYQCDECGKAFNRNSHFIGHQRIHTGEKPYECNECGKTFRQTSQLIVHLRTHTGEKPYECSECGKTYRHSSHLIQHQRLHNGEKPYKCNECAKAFTQSSQLIDHQRTHTGEKPYECNECGEAFIRSKSLVRHQVLHTGKKPYKCSECGKAFCSNRNLTDHQRIHTGEKPYECNECGKAFSRSKCLIRHQSLHTGEKPYKCSECGKAFNQNSQLVDHERIHTGEKPFECNECGKAFSLSKCLIRHQRLHTGEKPYKCNECGKSFNQNSHLIIHQRIHTGEKPYECNECGKVFSYSSSLMVHQRTHTGEKPYKCSDCGKAFSDSSQLIVHQRVHTGEKPYECIECGKAFSQRSTFNHHQRTHIGDKHSGLARSVS encoded by the exons GTTTCAACTCCTGCACAGGAACAGGAAATACATTTGGAGGAGACCACAGCCCTGGGCACATCAGAAGAATTTCTTCCTACCTCGCCCCTCAGTGAGGGTTCAGCCCCTGGAGCCCACCTGGAGCCTCCTCAGGACCCAGGGACATACCTCCTCCACAGTGGGCACTCTG GTCAGTGTGCTTCCCAGGTGCCTGCCGTTTCCCAAGCTGGGAAGTCAGGAGACCAGGCAGCAGCAACTGTGCTTCGGATGGTCAGGCCCCAG GGTTCTGCAGCGTACGAGTTCCTGTCTGTGGACTATACCGAGAGGAAGTGGAAAGGTCCGGCACTCAGTCAGAGAGCCGTGTACCGGAGCCTCATGCCGGAAAATTATCGCAGAGTGGCCTCATTGG CAAATGAGGCTAGGATGGAGTGTCCAGATTTGCCTGCAAAGCAGGAAGTTTCTAAAGGACTGGGGTCATCTGATGGGACATCAGGAGGCCTCTGTGGGGTGGTTTCTGGGGAACCAGAGGCAGGAACTGCCTGTGAAGGTGCTTTAGAGAAGCTGGAAGGGCAACCCTCAGATGAGGAAGGGAGCAGACTGGAAAGTGACTTCTTCAAACTAACACACAAGGATAAAGGTGAATCCACAAAAGATGGATGTGATGAATATAAGGATCCAAATCTGTCCTGTAGTGCTACAGAACATCAGAGAGTTCTCAAGGGACAGAAATTTTACCAGTGTGATGAATGTGGTAAAGCTTTCAATCGGAATTCGCACTTCATTGGGCACCAGagaatccatactggagagaaaccctatgagtgTAATGAGTGTGGGAAGACTTTCAGGCAGACCTCTCAGCTCATAGTTCATCTCAGAACCCATACAGGGGAAAAACCCTATGAGTGCAGTGAGTGTGGAAAGACTTACCGACACAGCTCCCATCTTATTCAACACCAGAGACTCCATAATGGCGAGAAACCATATAAATGCAATGAATGTGCTAAAGCCTTCACTCAGAGTTCCCAACTAATTGACCACCAGAGAAcccatactggagagaaaccttatgaatgcaATGAGTGTGGTGAGGCCTTTATTCGGAGTAAAAGTCTCGTTCGACATCAGGTACTTCATACTGGTAAGAAACCTTACAAGtgtagtgaatgtgggaaagctttctGTTCTAATAGAAATCTTACTGATCATCAGAGAATCCATACTGGCGAAAAGCCTTATGAGTGTAatgaatgtggcaaggccttcaGTCGGAGTAAATGTCTTATTCGACATCAGAGTCTCCACACTGGGGAAAAACCATACAAAtgtagtgaatgtgggaaagcctttaatCAGAACTCTCAACTTGTTGATCATGAGcgaattcatactggagaaaaaccttttgaatgtaatgaatgtggcaaGGCGTTCAGTCTCAGTAAATGTCTTATTCGACATCAGAGACTCCACACAGGTGAAAAGCCCTATAAATGCAACGAGTGTGGAAAATCCTTCAATCAGAACTCACACCTCATTATACACCAAAGAATTCACACTGGTGAGAAGCCTTATGAATGTAATGAGTGTGGGAAGGTCTTTAGTTATAGCTCCAGTCTCATGGTACATCAAAGAACCCATACTGGGgagaaaccctataaatgtaGTGattgtgggaaagccttcagtgaCAGCTCACAGCTCATTGTACAtcagagagttcacactggagagaagccctaCGAGTGTATTGAgtgtgggaaagctttcagtcaGCGTTCCACTTTCAATCACCACCAGCGAACTCACATCGGAGACAAACATTCAGGTCTGGCTCGCTCAGTTTCTTAA